Proteins co-encoded in one Flavobacteriaceae bacterium MAR_2009_75 genomic window:
- a CDS encoding pimeloyl-ACP methyl ester carboxylesterase (manually curated) yields MIKPFSANISEEILDDLKNRIKNTCWPDEISNSNWIYGTNLSFMKELSNYWLYEFNWRKVEAEINSFPNFIATIDGYDIHFIHVKGKGEKNIPLIITHGWPGSFIEMLKLIPMLTDNDEISFDLVIPSVIGFGYSGKSQVEGCNSEFVAHLWHKLMMELGYERYGAQGGDIGSGVSSWLALKYPLNLIGLHLNYISGSYTPFLKDGEQLTDEVVAFQNTALDWASKEAAYSHIQSTKPITLAFGLNDSSIGLCAWIIEKFNSWSDNNEEIHSVFTKDELLANVTLYWITQTIHSSIRMYNENSKHPLKFGENDFIKIPVGFAKFPKELPTPPRSYIEKGFNMTHWTEMPAGGHFAGMEQPDLMAKDIKDFFKDLTTEC; encoded by the exons ATGATAAAACCATTTTCAGCAAATATTTCCGAAGAAATTCTTGACGACTTAAAGAATAGAATTAAAAATACATGTTGGCCAGATGAAATATCCAACTCAAATTGGATTTACGGAACCAACCTTTCTTTTATGAAAGAATTATCCAATTATTGGCTGTACGAATTTAACTGGAGAAAAGTAGAGGCTGAAATAAATTCTTTCCCGAATTTCATTGCAACCATTGATGGTTATGACATCCACTTTATACACGTTAAAGGAAAAGGGGAAAAAAACATTCCATTAATCATAACTCACGGTTGGCCGGGTTCCTTTATCGAAATGCTTAAGCTTATACCTATGTTGACTGATAATGATGAAATTTCCTTTGATTTAGTGATTCCTTCCGTTATTGGATTTGGGTATTCCGGTAAAAGTCAGGTTGAAGGTTGCAATTCAGAATTCGTGGCTCATTTATGGCACAAGTTAATGATGGAATTAGGGTATGAAAGATATGGGGCACAAGGTGGCGATATTGGTTCTGGAGTTAGCTCTTGGCTCGCTTTAAAATATCCTCTAAACCTAATTGGTTTGCACCTGAATTACATTTCTGGCTCTTATACACCGTTTTTAAAAGACGGGGAGCAATTGACAGATGAAGTAGTAGCCTTCCAAAATACG GCATTGGATTGGGCTTCTAAAGAAGCTGCATATTCTCACATACAAAGTACCAAGCCCATAACATTGGCTTTTGGATTAAATGATTCATCCATTGGATTATGCGCTTGGATCATTGAAAAATTTAATTCGTGGAGCGATAACAATGAAGAAATCCATTCTGTGTTTACAAAGGATGAACTACTTGCCAACGTGACACTCTATTGGATTACTCAAACTATTCATTCATCAATCCGAATGTATAATGAAAACAGTAAACACCCCTTAAAATTTGGCGAAAACGATTTTATAAAAATTCCGGTTGGGTTTGCAAAATTCCCAAAAGAATTGCCTACGCCACCACGTTCATATATCGAAAAAGGTTTCAATATGACTCATTGGACCGAAATGCCGGCTGGTGGACATTTTGCTGGAATGGAACAGCCAGACTTAATGGCAAAAGACATAAAAGACTTTTTCAAAGATTTAACTACCGAGTGCTAA
- a CDS encoding CRP-like cAMP-binding protein, whose product MTTFVTMDKLINYLLEFGQLNQQQIDLIQRKLQVLVLKKGDYFSEAGKIPKQVAFIEEGILRVCYYNSEGDEITKYFVDENNFAVDINSFNQKIPSSEYVQAVTDCSLLVFSTESLNDLSATIIQWDSIIYKITEKALVEKVNKLSPMLAEDAKTRYLSFLEKFPNLANRIPLSYLASYLGITQSSLSRIRKSI is encoded by the coding sequence ATGACCACCTTTGTGACTATGGACAAATTAATAAACTATCTATTGGAATTTGGGCAGCTAAATCAACAGCAAATTGACTTGATACAAAGAAAATTACAGGTATTGGTGTTGAAAAAAGGGGATTACTTTTCCGAAGCAGGAAAAATACCAAAACAAGTAGCTTTTATTGAAGAAGGTATTTTACGGGTATGTTACTATAACAGCGAAGGGGATGAAATCACCAAATACTTTGTTGATGAAAACAATTTTGCAGTGGATATAAACAGTTTCAATCAAAAAATTCCCTCTTCAGAATATGTACAGGCTGTAACAGATTGTTCACTACTTGTATTTTCTACAGAATCACTCAACGATTTGTCAGCTACTATCATTCAGTGGGACAGCATTATCTATAAAATAACAGAAAAAGCATTGGTTGAAAAGGTAAATAAACTAAGCCCCATGCTAGCCGAAGATGCCAAAACAAGGTATCTTAGTTTTTTAGAGAAGTTTCCGAATTTAGCCAACAGAATTCCGCTTTCCTATCTCGCTTCTTATTTAGGAATCACGCAATCATCGTTAAGCAGGATTCGAAAAAGCATCTGA
- a CDS encoding NAD(P)-dependent dehydrogenase (short-subunit alcohol dehydrogenase family), whose amino-acid sequence MDSIIITGATSGIGFECALQMAQIAKNEQIIIPARNIGAGKDIIEKIKDKTGHKNLKCLELDLASLESIRKFSESFAKEKNNSISILINNAGVQNIGETQYTADGFEQTFGVNHLGSFALTMQLLPLIKNEGHITFTSSETHDPALRTPIEPPIYTSVQELAFPKETSEKPNIVGQRRYSTSKLCNIMTTYELQERLKHTNIRVNAYDPGMTPGTGLARTYTPVMRFLWKNVFPVLTLIKSNIHTPAQAGRNLANLAYSEKYKDLKGIYFSDGKVVKTSVDSYSKVFQRDLWSGSLELTKTTFTE is encoded by the coding sequence ATGGATTCAATAATTATTACAGGAGCAACCAGTGGAATTGGTTTTGAGTGTGCTTTACAAATGGCTCAAATTGCCAAAAACGAACAAATTATCATTCCTGCCAGAAATATTGGAGCAGGAAAAGACATCATAGAAAAAATAAAAGACAAGACAGGTCATAAAAACCTAAAATGCCTGGAATTGGATTTGGCTTCTTTAGAATCTATAAGAAAGTTCTCTGAATCATTTGCCAAAGAAAAAAACAACTCCATTTCTATCTTGATAAATAATGCAGGAGTACAGAATATTGGCGAAACACAATATACGGCAGATGGATTTGAGCAAACATTTGGTGTAAATCATCTCGGTTCGTTTGCCTTGACTATGCAATTGCTACCCTTAATCAAAAATGAAGGGCACATAACATTCACATCTAGCGAAACACACGACCCAGCACTTAGAACACCAATAGAACCACCTATTTATACCAGTGTTCAAGAGCTTGCTTTCCCAAAAGAAACTTCCGAAAAACCTAACATAGTTGGACAAAGAAGGTATTCTACTTCAAAATTGTGTAACATAATGACCACATATGAATTACAAGAGCGATTAAAGCACACAAATATCCGAGTAAATGCTTATGACCCAGGAATGACACCAGGTACAGGTCTTGCAAGAACTTACACACCTGTAATGCGATTTTTATGGAAAAACGTATTCCCTGTTTTGACCCTAATAAAAAGCAACATACATACACCAGCTCAAGCGGGAAGAAATTTAGCAAACCTTGCGTATTCTGAGAAGTACAAAGACTTAAAAGGAATTTATTTCTCGGATGGAAAAGTTGTTAAAACATCTGTTGATTCTTATAGCAAGGTTTTTCAAAGAGACCTGTGGAGTGGCAGCCTTGAACTTACAAAAACCACATTTACAGAATAA